One region of Armigeres subalbatus isolate Guangzhou_Male chromosome 3, GZ_Asu_2, whole genome shotgun sequence genomic DNA includes:
- the LOC134221382 gene encoding uncharacterized protein LOC134221382, translating to MKRRKDEKTKRPKTKDEKTKRQKTKGRKDEKKKKNERTKRRKDKKRKDEKTKRRKDEKMKRRKDEKTERRKDEKTKRQKDKKTKRRKDEKRKDEKTKRRKDEKTKRRKDEKTKRRKDEKTKRRKDEKTKRRKDKKTKNEGTKRQKDEKTKKRKDEKTKKRKDENNKRQKTKGRKDEKRKLKDKCRKTKIRKDEKKKRRKDEKTKRRKDEKTKRRKDEKTKRRKDEKAKRRKDENTKKQNTKRRKDEKTKRQKTKGRKDEKMNRREKKKRQKDESSKTKDESQKTKNEKTKDESCKT from the exons ATGAAAAGAAGAAAAgacgaaaagacaaaaagaccaAAGACGAAAGATGAAAAGACGAAAAGACAAAAAACGAAaggacgaaaagacgaaaaaaagaaaaaaaacgaaaggacgaaaagacgaaaagacaaaaaacgaaaggacgaaaagacgaaaagacgaaaagacgaaaagatgaaaagacgaaaagacgaaaagacgGAAAGACGGAAAgacgaaaagacaaaaagacaaaaagacaaaaagacaaaaagacgaaaagacgaaaaaagaaaagacgaaaagacgaaaagacgaaaagacgaaaagacgaaaagacgaaaagacgaaaagacgaaaagacgaaaagacgaaaagacgaaaagacgaaaagacgaaaagacgaaaagacgaaaagacaaaaagacaaaaaacgaAGGgacgaaaagacaaaaagacgaaaagacaaaaaaacgaaaagacgaaaagaccaaaaaacgaaaagacgaaaataatAAAAGACAAAAAACGAAaggacgaaaagacgaaaa ACGAAAGTTGAAAGATAAATGCCGAAAGACGAAAATACGAAAAGATGAGAAAAAgaaaagacgaaaagacgaaaagacgaaaagacgaaaagacgaaaagacgaaaagacgaaaagacgaaaagacgaaaagacgaaaagacgaaaaggcgaaaagacgaaaagacgaaaatacgaaaaaacaaaacacgaaaagacgaaaagatgaaaagacgaaaagacaaaaaacgaaaggacgaaaagacgaaaagatGAATAgacgagaaaaaaagaaaagacaaaaagatGAAAGTTCAAAGACGAAAGACGAAAGTCAGAAGACGAAAAATGAAAAGACGAAAGACGAAAGCTGCAAAACGTAA